In Chlamydiales bacterium STE3, a single genomic region encodes these proteins:
- a CDS encoding Glycerol-3-phosphate dehydrogenase [NAD(P)+] (Product derived from UniProtKB/Swiss-Prot:Q6MF42;Gene name derived from UniProtKB/Swiss-Prot:Q6MF42;EC number derived from UniProtKB/Swiss-Prot:Q6MF42), whose translation MKIAYLGTGTWGFCLASLLAANGHKVTSWSLDAQLVKNLNNNQEHPFLPGFRRLSNMHFTTSLEEALDKTELIVESVTSAGLRPVLTSVKKLLTPNCPIVITSKGIEQNTGEVLPEVAVEVFGEKIRPLIGMISGPSFAAEVIQGLPTSVVGTAYNFEDMMLICDTFTNHYFRVYPNADVSGVAFGGALKNIIAIACGISDGLAFGNSSKAALITRGLHEIRKLAAAKGCKPETLNGLSGLGDLCLTCSSTMSRNYRFGLLLAEGVSPTESKDQIKMVVEGAYTCVSALQLSKQLQIPMPITEMVYKIIYENMNPKTAATALMQRTIKEEHL comes from the coding sequence ATGAAAATAGCCTACTTAGGTACTGGGACATGGGGTTTTTGCCTTGCATCTCTCCTTGCTGCAAACGGGCATAAAGTGACCAGTTGGTCTCTTGACGCACAGTTAGTAAAAAATTTAAACAACAATCAAGAACATCCTTTTTTACCCGGCTTTCGTCGTTTATCTAATATGCATTTCACAACAAGCCTTGAAGAAGCCTTGGATAAAACAGAGCTTATTGTTGAATCTGTTACTTCGGCGGGGCTGCGTCCTGTCTTAACGAGTGTAAAAAAATTGTTAACGCCAAACTGCCCTATTGTGATTACCTCAAAAGGAATTGAACAAAATACGGGCGAGGTATTACCCGAAGTCGCTGTTGAAGTTTTCGGAGAAAAAATTCGTCCGCTTATAGGGATGATTAGCGGCCCAAGCTTTGCAGCGGAAGTCATCCAAGGCCTACCCACTTCTGTGGTCGGAACAGCCTATAATTTTGAAGACATGATGTTAATTTGTGATACCTTTACGAATCATTACTTTCGTGTTTATCCCAATGCAGATGTAAGTGGAGTGGCTTTTGGAGGTGCCTTAAAAAACATTATAGCAATCGCTTGCGGTATTTCTGATGGGCTTGCATTTGGCAATAGTTCAAAGGCTGCTCTGATAACAAGAGGGTTACATGAAATTCGCAAACTTGCAGCGGCTAAAGGATGTAAGCCTGAAACTTTAAATGGCTTATCCGGTCTTGGAGACCTTTGTCTGACCTGTAGTTCTACGATGAGCCGGAATTATCGATTTGGTCTACTCCTAGCTGAAGGAGTATCTCCTACCGAATCTAAAGATCAAATTAAGATGGTTGTTGAAGGTGCCTATACCTGTGTTTCTGCTCTTCAGCTTAGCAAGCAATTGCAAATCCCCATGCCGATTACTGAAATGGTCTATAAAATTATTTACGAAAACATGAATCCCAAAACTGCCGCGACCGCTCTTATGCAACGCACAATTAAGGAAGAACATCTCTAA